A window of Longimicrobium sp. genomic DNA:
TCGAATCATCGGGATCGGCTCCGGATGGGGTGGATGCATCGCGATCCGTCAGGACCGTGAGCCGCACATTCGTCCCGGAGCCTCGTCGCCGCCACGCGATTGCAGCGAACGACGGTGTCCGTGCAGGGAACGCCGCCCCGCGCGCGGCGGCCGTTTCGTCCGACGGGAGACGGGGGAGATGGAGATTGGAAGACGCGAGGAATCACGCGCTCGCCGCGTCGCATCCGGCGTTCGCGGACGCGGAGAGGGCGCTCGCTGCACGGAACGCGGCCTTCGCTGCACGCGCATTCCGCGGAGGTGCGGGGAGATTTAGGTTTGGCGCGGACCCGGTTCGCCCTCTCCGGCTCGCCCTCTCCGGCTCGCTGGGGCTCGCCACCTCTCCCGTACCGGGGCCTGTACCGGGAGAGGTAGGGGTGAGGACATCTGCGCGGGTGGCGGAGTTCTGTGCGGCCGCTGGCTGGCCCCCTCCCCCGGCCCCTCCCCCGCTGCGCAGGGGAGGGGAGAACAAAGCGCGGCGACGGAGATGGCGCGGAGAGCGGGACCTGCCGCCACGATCGCGTCGCACCGGACTTTCTGAGTGTGCCGTGGGCTGCGGCGGCGCGATCGAAGTTACCCCCTCCCGTTATCGGGAGGGGGTACGCGGCCCCAGCCGCGGGGGGAGGGTCTCGCGGCCGTATCCCCCAAATCGCAATCCCATCTCCATTTCTTGGATCATTGATGCGAGCCGACGCCACGCCCGGAGTGCGGATCCCGCCGCTGCTGCTGGTCCTGCTGGCCACGCTGTTCGGGATGGTGGCCGCGTGGCAGCACGTCTACGGGATGGCGCAGTACCCCCCGCACGTGCACGCGCCGCTGGCGCACGGGATGGCCATGCGCATGCCGTTCTGGTTCCTCTGGGCGCTGTTCGTTCCCGGGATGCAGTGGTTCGCGCGCCGCTGGCCGCTGGACCGCATGCGCTGGCTTCCCGGCACCGCGCTGATGCTGTCCGTGGCCATCGCCGCGGTGCTGGCGCACGGCGCGCTGGAGCTGGGGGTGCAGCGCCTGCTGCCGCAACGGCTGTTCCTGATGGGGAGCCCGTATCCGCGAACCTTCGAGCAATTCGTCATCGGCGCGGTCACTTCGCGGCTGGGGCTGTACGCGATCCTGCTGGGCGGCGTGTATTGCGCCGCCTACTACGCGCGTTACCGCGAGCGCGAGCTGGCCGCTTCGCAGCTGCAGGGGCAGCTGGCGCGGGCCCAGCTGCAGGCGCTGCGGATGCAGCTGAACCCGCACTTCCTGTTCAACGCCATGAACAGCATCTCCATGCTGGTCCGCGGCGGGCGCAACGCCGAGGCGGTGCGGATGCTGGCCGGGCTGGGCGACCTGCTGCGCGACGTGCTGGAGGAGGACCGACCGCACGAGGTGCCGTTGCGCGACGAGCTGGCGTTCCTGGAGCGTTATCTCGCGATCGAGCAGATCCGCGCCGACCGCTTGGAGGTGCGAATCGACGCGGAGCCGGAGACGCTCGACGCGCGCGTGCCCACGCTGATCCTGCAGCCGATCGTGGAGAACGCCATCCGGCACGGCATCGCCCGCAGCCGCGCAGCGGGGCTGCTGGAGATCGAGGCGCGGCGCGAGGGCGGCACGCTGCGGCTGTCCGTGCGCGACGACGGCCCGGGGATCGCCGCGAACGGGCGCGACGGCGTGGGGCTGGCCAACACGCGCGCGCGCCTGGCGCGGATGTACGGCGACGAGCAGGCGCTCGACCTCGAGTCGCCCGCGGGCGGCGGCGCGCGGGTGACCATCCGCCTCCCCTTCCACCGCCGCGACGCCTTCGCCGACGAGGAGGCGGCGTGACGCAGGCGCCGTTGCGCGTGGTGGTGGTCGACGACGAGCCGCTGGCGCGCTCGGGGATGGCCGGGCTGCTGGCGCGCGATCCGGACGTCGCCGTGGTGGCCGAGTGCGCGGACGGGCGCGAGGCGGTGGACGCCATCTCCCGCCTCCGCCCCGACCTGGTGCTGCTGGACGTGCAGATGCCGGAGATGGACGGCTTCGAGGTGCTGCGCGAGCTGGGGCCCGAGCGGCTGCCCGTGGTCGTCTTCGTCACCGCCTTCGACCGCTTCGCGCTGCGCGCGTTCGACGTGGCGGCGGTGGACTACCTGCTGAAGCCGTTCGACGACGAGCGCTTCGCGCTGGCGATGGGCCGCGCCAAGCACGCCGTCCGCAACGCCG
This region includes:
- a CDS encoding histidine kinase, translating into MRADATPGVRIPPLLLVLLATLFGMVAAWQHVYGMAQYPPHVHAPLAHGMAMRMPFWFLWALFVPGMQWFARRWPLDRMRWLPGTALMLSVAIAAVLAHGALELGVQRLLPQRLFLMGSPYPRTFEQFVIGAVTSRLGLYAILLGGVYCAAYYARYRERELAASQLQGQLARAQLQALRMQLNPHFLFNAMNSISMLVRGGRNAEAVRMLAGLGDLLRDVLEEDRPHEVPLRDELAFLERYLAIEQIRADRLEVRIDAEPETLDARVPTLILQPIVENAIRHGIARSRAAGLLEIEARREGGTLRLSVRDDGPGIAANGRDGVGLANTRARLARMYGDEQALDLESPAGGGARVTIRLPFHRRDAFADEEAA